A region of Dioscorea cayenensis subsp. rotundata cultivar TDr96_F1 chromosome 5, TDr96_F1_v2_PseudoChromosome.rev07_lg8_w22 25.fasta, whole genome shotgun sequence DNA encodes the following proteins:
- the LOC120259937 gene encoding uncharacterized protein LOC120259937 — protein MAGNAGSSSFSTIAPYFNGEGYNLWSLKMETLLLSKKFWGVVDKGFDEEEDDAQRLEDNVQKNAKALFLIQQALEERILISILGTRATNKAWDIFKKEYQGCSKSSTAKLHSYRQEYKNLLIKNRESMQDYISRVLTTAYHIQALGEELDEKAIVGKILHNLSPKFCHVVSSIVEAKDLSILMIDELSGSLKGHEGRLDMESDQVEVKAFHIKGEAFSANHTMNAGRDRDCGGFRGKGRGRGSKLKEAQYEK, from the coding sequence ATGGCTGGAAATGCAGGTAGCTCTTCCTTCTCCACTATCGCTCCTTATTTTAATGGTGAAGGTTACAACTTATGGAGCTTAAAAATGGAAACCTTACTCCTCTCAAAGAAGTTTTGGGGAGTAGTTGACAAAGgctttgatgaagaagaagatgatgctcAGCGTCTAGAAGACAATGTCCAGAAGAATGCCAAAGCACTATTTCTAATCCAACAGGCATTGGAAGAAAGAATACTGATTAGTATTTTAGGAACAAGAGCAACAAATAAGGCATGGGATATTTTCAAAAAGGAGTATCAAGGATGTTCCAAAAGCTCAACTGCAAAGCTTCATTCCTATCGACAAGAGTACAAGAATCTTCTGATAAAGAATAGGGAATCAATGCAAGACTACATAAGTAGAGTATTAACTACTGCTTATCACATTCAAGCACTTGGTGAAGAACTTGATGAGAAGGCTATTGTTGGTAAGATCCTCCATAACCTCTCACCAAAGTTTTGTCACGTTGTTTCGTCTATTGTAGAAGCTAAAGACCTTTCAATACTCATGATCGACGAGCTCAGTGGATCTCTAAAAGGGCATGAAGGAAGACTTGATATGGAGTCTGACCAAGTTGAGGTGAAAGCCTTCCACATTAAAGGAGAAGCATTTTCAGCTAATCACACTATGAATGCAGGAAGAGACAGAGACTGTGGAGGCTTTAGAGGAAaaggaagaggacgaggctCTAAACTAAAGGAAGCCCAGTATGAGAAATAA